In one window of Paenarthrobacter nicotinovorans DNA:
- a CDS encoding NAD-dependent malic enzyme: MANPSPGNSITLRVAAPSSFTATSELAAAVGAAGAAITALDVTESHHETIVVDVTCNTTDDDHAARVKDALNALDGVTVQHVSDRTFLMHLGGKLEVVPKVALRNRDDLSRAYTPGVARVCMAIAEDPAAARNLTVKRNTIAVLTDGSAVLGLGNIGPAAALPVMEGKAALFKQFANVDAWPVCLDTQDTEEIIMIAKAMAPVYGGINLEDIAAPRCFEIENRLREELDIPVFHDDQHGTAIVTLAALVNALRVVDKKLSEVKIVVSGVGAAGSAIIQLLKAQGAQHIIAAGRSGAIHSGEKYDDEHRSWIAANTNEEGFSGTLHDALKGADVFIGVSAPHVIGEEQVASMAEDAIVFAMANPTPEIDPVVASKHAAVVATGRSDFPNQINNVLAFPGFFRGLLDAGASDITPDMLVAAAEAIANRVADEELNASYIIPSVFDPHVAADVATAVANAAHANAASAL; encoded by the coding sequence GAATCCGAGCCCCGGAAACTCGATCACCCTGCGCGTCGCCGCACCGTCGAGCTTCACCGCTACCAGCGAACTGGCAGCAGCCGTCGGCGCAGCCGGTGCAGCAATCACCGCGCTGGACGTCACGGAATCCCACCACGAGACGATCGTCGTTGACGTCACCTGCAACACCACCGACGACGACCACGCAGCCCGCGTCAAGGACGCCCTGAACGCCCTCGACGGCGTCACCGTCCAGCACGTCTCGGACCGCACCTTCCTCATGCACCTGGGCGGCAAGCTCGAAGTTGTCCCCAAAGTAGCCCTGCGCAACCGCGACGACCTGTCGCGCGCCTACACTCCCGGCGTCGCCCGCGTCTGCATGGCGATCGCGGAAGACCCGGCCGCTGCCCGCAACCTGACGGTCAAGCGCAACACCATCGCCGTCCTCACCGACGGTTCCGCAGTCCTGGGCCTCGGCAACATCGGCCCCGCAGCCGCCCTTCCCGTGATGGAAGGCAAGGCTGCGCTCTTCAAGCAGTTCGCCAACGTGGATGCCTGGCCGGTCTGCCTCGACACGCAGGACACCGAAGAGATCATCATGATCGCCAAGGCCATGGCACCGGTCTACGGCGGCATCAACCTCGAAGACATCGCCGCGCCGCGCTGCTTCGAAATCGAGAACCGCCTCCGCGAAGAACTCGACATCCCGGTCTTCCACGATGACCAGCACGGCACCGCGATCGTCACGCTCGCTGCCTTGGTCAACGCCCTGCGTGTGGTGGACAAGAAGCTCTCCGAAGTCAAGATCGTGGTCTCGGGCGTCGGCGCTGCCGGCTCGGCCATCATCCAACTCCTCAAGGCCCAGGGCGCGCAGCACATCATCGCCGCCGGCCGCTCCGGAGCCATCCACTCGGGCGAAAAGTACGACGACGAGCACCGCAGCTGGATCGCCGCGAACACCAACGAAGAAGGCTTCTCCGGAACCCTGCACGACGCCCTCAAGGGAGCGGACGTCTTCATCGGCGTCAGCGCCCCGCACGTGATCGGCGAGGAGCAGGTTGCTTCCATGGCCGAGGACGCGATCGTGTTCGCCATGGCCAACCCGACGCCGGAAATCGATCCCGTGGTTGCTTCCAAGCACGCAGCAGTGGTGGCAACGGGCCGCAGCGACTTCCCGAACCAGATCAACAACGTGCTGGCCTTCCCCGGCTTCTTCCGGGGCCTGCTGGATGCCGGAGCATCGGACATCACGCCGGACATGCTGGTAGCCGCAGCCGAGGCAATCGCCAACCGGGTAGCTGACGAGGAGCTGAACGCGAGTTACATTATCCCCAGCGTCTTCGATCCCCATGTTGCCGCCGATGTAGCGACCGCCGTAGCCAACGCTGCGCACGCCAACGCCGCCAGCGCACTCTAG
- a CDS encoding carbohydrate ABC transporter permease, whose translation MSEYKLLAPVTARRRGRRGVSPALRGERSVVRGIGVGLLWLVVAISIAALVWMVAQAFRDTRAILDDPWGVPASLDFGNFVRAWTVGDFAVATWNSLLTTVVSSVLTVAIAAPCAYYLSRVDNRLTRGLSLYFILGLGIPAQVILIPLFVMLNKVYLTDSIIGLNLVYIGVSMPFTVFLLTAFFRSLPLEMEEAAALDGTTAFGTFWRITLPLAKGGILTAFILQVISHWNETLLALTLLQSTEKYTLPVALISFVQQQTYSGADWGGLFAGLVMVVLPMLVIYVWLGRRLTEGLTLGMGK comes from the coding sequence ATGAGCGAATACAAACTGCTGGCTCCCGTGACCGCCCGCAGGCGGGGACGCCGCGGTGTCAGTCCCGCCCTGCGGGGGGAACGCAGCGTAGTCCGGGGCATCGGTGTGGGGTTGCTGTGGCTGGTGGTTGCGATCAGCATCGCGGCGCTGGTGTGGATGGTGGCGCAGGCCTTCCGGGATACACGGGCCATTCTTGACGACCCCTGGGGCGTGCCGGCCTCCCTGGACTTCGGCAACTTCGTCCGGGCCTGGACCGTGGGAGACTTCGCGGTGGCCACGTGGAACAGCCTTCTGACCACAGTGGTGTCGTCGGTCCTGACCGTCGCCATCGCCGCGCCGTGCGCCTACTACCTGAGCCGGGTGGACAACAGGCTCACCCGCGGCCTGAGCCTGTACTTCATCCTGGGCCTCGGAATTCCGGCGCAGGTCATCCTGATTCCGCTGTTCGTGATGCTGAACAAGGTGTACCTCACGGACAGCATCATCGGATTGAACCTCGTCTACATCGGGGTTTCCATGCCGTTCACGGTCTTCCTGCTGACCGCCTTCTTCCGTTCCCTTCCCCTGGAAATGGAGGAAGCCGCAGCCCTCGACGGGACCACGGCCTTCGGAACCTTCTGGCGCATCACCCTGCCTTTGGCCAAGGGAGGCATCCTCACTGCCTTCATCCTCCAGGTCATCTCGCACTGGAACGAGACCCTTCTGGCCTTGACCCTGCTGCAATCCACTGAGAAGTACACGCTCCCGGTAGCGCTGATTTCGTTCGTCCAACAGCAGACCTACTCCGGCGCTGACTGGGGTGGACTGTTCGCAGGCTTGGTGATGGTGGTGCTGCCCATGCTGGTCATCTACGTGTGGCTGGGCCGGCGGCTCACCGAGGGACTCACGCTCGGGATGGGCAAATAG
- a CDS encoding bifunctional allantoicase/(S)-ureidoglycine aminohydrolase: MGNYYYPQGGLPPQTHLTTERAIVTEAYTVIPKGVMTDIVTSNLPGFSNTRSWIIARPISGFATTFSQLIVEIAPGGGAPKAEFEAGVEGVIFVTKGQVNLTLDGELHHLAEGGYAYLAAGSEWGLENVSDDIVSFHWIRKAYERLEGFEAKSFVTNEKDVEPTSMPDTNDVWKTTRFTDSSDLAHDMQVNIVTFQPGGVIPFPETHVMEHGLYVLEGKAMYLLNNDWVEVEAGDFMWLRAFCPQACYAGGPGEFRYLLYKDMNRQVKLT, translated from the coding sequence ATGGGCAACTACTACTACCCGCAGGGCGGACTGCCGCCCCAGACACATCTGACCACGGAACGGGCGATCGTCACCGAGGCTTACACGGTGATCCCCAAGGGTGTGATGACGGACATCGTCACCAGCAACCTGCCGGGCTTCTCCAACACGCGTTCCTGGATCATCGCGCGGCCGATTTCCGGCTTCGCCACCACGTTCTCCCAGCTGATCGTCGAGATCGCGCCGGGCGGCGGGGCACCCAAGGCAGAGTTCGAGGCCGGCGTTGAAGGCGTCATCTTCGTGACCAAGGGCCAGGTCAACCTGACGCTCGACGGCGAACTGCACCACCTCGCGGAGGGCGGCTACGCCTACCTGGCTGCCGGCTCTGAGTGGGGCCTGGAGAACGTCTCGGACGACATCGTCTCCTTCCACTGGATCCGCAAAGCCTACGAGCGCCTTGAAGGCTTCGAGGCCAAGTCCTTCGTCACCAACGAGAAGGACGTGGAGCCCACCTCCATGCCGGACACCAACGACGTCTGGAAGACCACTCGCTTCACGGACTCCAGCGACCTCGCCCACGACATGCAGGTCAACATCGTCACCTTCCAGCCCGGCGGCGTGATTCCCTTCCCGGAAACCCACGTCATGGAGCACGGCCTGTACGTCCTGGAAGGCAAGGCCATGTACTTGCTCAACAACGACTGGGTTGAGGTGGAAGCCGGCGACTTCATGTGGCTGCGCGCGTTCTGCCCGCAGGCTTGCTACGCCGGTGGACCGGGCGAGTTCCGCTACCTGCTGTACAAGGACATGAACCGCCAGGTGAAGCTCACCTAG
- a CDS encoding DUF6986 family protein, whose protein sequence is MGSFSASDLAHIESQLEATDQLLDRNYPGDDGSRQPIHTVYIPADRFTPTFVADWGAQALATAEAHGGLEKLGQLLGQEPHLAAAVAERVAAKLASEPIEDLRLDFEDGYGDRGDEAEDADAVAAANAVAAAVADGTAPPFIGIRFKCFEAPTRARGLKTLDLFVSTLAQAGELPAGLILTLPKVTTVAQVQAMDFAVSRLEEVHGLPAGRLRFEVQVETPQLIIGADGTSPVAQLPHVVPGRISALHYGTYDYSASLGISAEYQSMEHPVADFAKEVMQLAVAGTGIRLSDGSTNIIPVGDAVEDAWKLHGRLVRRSLENGYYQGWDLHAAQLPSRFSASYAFYREGLPAAALRLRNYVERTEGGVMDEPATARALAGFVLRGVQCGAVGTDEVKALAGVELSQLTALAHPRLAQPTSH, encoded by the coding sequence ATGGGTTCATTCTCTGCATCCGACCTGGCACACATTGAGTCGCAGCTGGAGGCAACGGACCAGTTGCTGGACCGCAACTACCCCGGCGACGACGGCTCACGCCAGCCCATCCACACCGTCTACATCCCCGCCGACCGCTTCACGCCCACCTTCGTGGCAGATTGGGGCGCCCAGGCACTCGCGACGGCGGAAGCCCACGGTGGCCTCGAAAAGCTCGGTCAGCTGTTGGGCCAGGAACCGCACCTGGCTGCCGCTGTTGCCGAGCGCGTCGCCGCGAAGCTCGCTTCCGAGCCGATCGAGGACCTCCGTCTGGACTTCGAGGACGGCTACGGCGACCGCGGCGATGAGGCAGAAGACGCCGACGCCGTTGCTGCCGCCAACGCAGTTGCCGCAGCAGTTGCGGACGGAACGGCCCCGCCGTTCATCGGCATCCGCTTCAAGTGCTTCGAAGCACCGACGCGTGCCCGCGGCCTGAAGACCCTGGACCTGTTCGTCTCCACCCTGGCCCAGGCCGGGGAACTCCCTGCCGGGCTGATCCTCACCCTGCCCAAGGTCACCACGGTGGCACAGGTGCAGGCCATGGACTTCGCAGTGTCGCGGTTGGAAGAAGTGCACGGACTTCCCGCAGGCCGGCTCCGCTTCGAGGTGCAGGTGGAAACGCCGCAGCTCATCATCGGTGCCGACGGGACCTCTCCGGTAGCCCAGCTCCCCCACGTTGTTCCGGGCCGTATCAGCGCCCTGCACTACGGGACCTACGACTACAGCGCCTCGTTGGGTATCTCCGCCGAGTACCAGTCCATGGAGCACCCCGTGGCCGACTTCGCCAAGGAAGTCATGCAGCTCGCTGTTGCCGGCACGGGAATCCGTCTCTCCGACGGTTCCACCAACATCATCCCCGTCGGTGACGCCGTGGAAGATGCCTGGAAGCTGCACGGCCGGCTGGTCCGCCGTTCCCTGGAGAACGGCTACTACCAAGGATGGGATCTCCACGCCGCCCAGCTGCCCAGCCGCTTCTCGGCGTCGTATGCGTTCTACCGCGAAGGCCTTCCCGCCGCGGCACTGCGCCTGCGCAACTACGTGGAACGCACCGAAGGCGGCGTCATGGACGAGCCCGCCACGGCCCGTGCCCTCGCAGGCTTCGTCCTCCGCGGCGTCCAGTGCGGCGCAGTGGGGACCGACGAGGTCAAGGCGCTTGCCGGCGTCGAACTTTCACAGCTGACCGCGCTTGCGCACCCGCGGCTCGCACAACCGACTTCCCACTGA
- a CDS encoding MmcQ/YjbR family DNA-binding protein, whose protein sequence is MATEEDVRRICLEMPGVSERLSWGQPAWFAKTLMARIWEDGVVTVKTDEREALAAMEPDTYFWTPHHDQSPKLLLVRLEGIDVDELDELLQESYRIAGGRAG, encoded by the coding sequence ATGGCCACCGAAGAGGACGTCAGGAGGATCTGCCTGGAGATGCCGGGTGTCAGCGAACGCTTGAGCTGGGGTCAACCCGCCTGGTTCGCCAAGACGCTCATGGCACGTATCTGGGAAGACGGGGTTGTCACGGTCAAGACCGATGAACGTGAAGCGCTCGCAGCCATGGAACCGGACACCTATTTCTGGACACCTCATCACGACCAATCCCCGAAGCTGCTCCTGGTCCGACTGGAGGGGATCGACGTGGACGAGCTCGACGAACTGCTGCAGGAGTCGTACAGGATCGCCGGCGGCCGGGCAGGTTAG
- the aceB gene encoding malate synthase A translates to MAITVTDPQPIDRAEEILTPKALAFIEELHQRFAGTRNELLEARKAKRQKVAETSRLDFLPETREIRDGDWKVAEAPAALQDRRVEMTGPATPAKMAINALNSGAKVWLADLEDASTPTWPNVIDAILNLRDAAQGTLSYTSPEGKEYRLRTDAPLAVVVARPRGWHMEESHLLIDGEPAVGALVDFGLHFFHIAKQLLLNGHGPYYYLPKMESHLEARLWNDVFVFAQDFLGIPQGSVRATVLIETIPAAFEMDEILYELRDHASGLNAGRWDYLFSIIKYFRDAGEEFVLPDRATVAMTAPFMRAYTELLVKTCHKRGAFAMGGMAAVIPNRKQPDVTAAAFDKVRADKTREANDGFDGSWVAHPDLVPTCREVFDSVLGDPANGGKKNQLDKQRPEVNVTAEQLIDVASAGGTVTEAGLRLNLYVAVAYTGVWISGSGAVAIHNLMEDAATAEISRSQVWQQIRNKSVLADTGNTVTRELVTRILGEETERLRIEFGDENFTKYYEPASKLIEDICLSDDYTDFLTTPAYELVG, encoded by the coding sequence ATGGCTATCACAGTCACAGATCCCCAGCCGATCGATCGCGCCGAGGAAATCCTCACCCCCAAGGCCTTGGCCTTCATCGAGGAACTGCACCAGCGCTTCGCAGGCACCCGCAACGAACTCCTGGAGGCCCGCAAAGCCAAGCGCCAAAAGGTCGCCGAAACCAGCCGCCTGGACTTCCTTCCGGAGACCCGCGAAATCCGCGACGGCGACTGGAAGGTTGCCGAGGCACCCGCAGCTTTGCAGGACCGCCGCGTTGAGATGACCGGCCCCGCGACCCCGGCCAAGATGGCCATCAACGCCCTCAACTCCGGCGCCAAGGTGTGGTTGGCTGACCTCGAAGATGCCAGCACGCCCACCTGGCCCAACGTCATCGACGCCATCCTCAACCTCCGCGACGCCGCCCAGGGAACCCTGAGCTACACCTCCCCCGAAGGCAAGGAATACCGTCTCCGCACGGACGCTCCCCTGGCCGTTGTGGTTGCCCGTCCCCGCGGCTGGCACATGGAAGAGAGCCACCTGCTGATCGACGGCGAACCCGCCGTGGGTGCGCTGGTGGACTTCGGCCTGCACTTCTTCCACATCGCCAAGCAGCTTCTGCTCAACGGCCACGGCCCGTACTACTACCTGCCCAAGATGGAGAGCCACCTGGAGGCACGCCTCTGGAACGACGTCTTCGTCTTCGCCCAGGACTTCCTCGGCATCCCGCAGGGCAGCGTCCGCGCCACCGTGCTGATCGAGACCATCCCGGCCGCGTTCGAAATGGACGAGATCCTCTACGAACTCCGTGACCACGCCTCTGGCCTGAACGCCGGCCGCTGGGACTACCTCTTCAGCATCATCAAGTACTTCCGTGATGCAGGCGAAGAGTTCGTCCTCCCGGACCGCGCCACCGTTGCCATGACGGCTCCGTTCATGCGCGCCTACACCGAACTCCTGGTCAAGACCTGCCACAAGCGCGGCGCTTTCGCCATGGGTGGCATGGCCGCCGTCATCCCCAACCGCAAGCAGCCCGACGTCACCGCCGCTGCCTTCGACAAGGTCCGCGCCGACAAGACCCGTGAGGCGAACGACGGCTTCGACGGTTCATGGGTTGCCCACCCGGACCTCGTTCCCACCTGCCGCGAAGTCTTCGACTCCGTACTGGGTGACCCTGCCAACGGCGGTAAGAAGAATCAGCTGGACAAGCAGCGCCCGGAGGTGAACGTCACCGCTGAGCAGCTGATCGACGTCGCGTCCGCCGGCGGAACCGTCACGGAAGCCGGCCTGCGGCTGAATCTGTACGTCGCCGTCGCCTACACGGGCGTCTGGATCTCCGGCAGCGGCGCGGTAGCCATCCACAACCTCATGGAAGACGCCGCGACCGCGGAAATCTCCCGCTCGCAGGTGTGGCAGCAGATCCGCAACAAGTCCGTCCTCGCGGACACGGGCAACACCGTGACCCGCGAACTGGTCACCCGCATCCTGGGCGAAGAAACCGAGCGCCTGCGGATCGAGTTCGGCGACGAGAACTTCACCAAGTACTACGAGCCGGCGTCCAAGCTGATCGAGGACATCTGTCTCTCCGACGATTACACGGACTTCCTCACCACGCCCGCGTATGAGCTGGTGGGCTGA